From Miscanthus floridulus cultivar M001 unplaced genomic scaffold, ASM1932011v1 fs_301_1_2, whole genome shotgun sequence, a single genomic window includes:
- the LOC136531190 gene encoding uncharacterized protein gives MSAFVVLFSLILVTSAGGDGHADVAVGAEETRMYPFNSALEVMTYWKTVLPNSPMPSAILEHLSPHNEGEKVKANHRWDFAVKGDDKKADFRWDFDAKEDDKKINHRWDFATKVDDKKTDFRWDFDAKQDDKKANHRWDFATNGDDKKADFRWDFDAKEDEEKVNHRWDFATKGDEKKAECRWDFDAKEDDKKANHRWDFATKADEKKADFRWDFDAKQDDKKDNHRWDFGTKGDFFR, from the exons ATGAGTGCATTTGTGGTACTCTTTTCGCTCATCTTG GTCACCTCAGCTGGAGGAGATGGGCATGCAGATGTGGCTGTGGGTGCGGAGGAGACCAGGATGTACCCCTTCAACTCAGCATTGGAGGTGATGACCTACTGGAAGACCGTGCTACCCAACTCACCCATGCCATCCGCGATCCTGGAACACTTGAGCCCACACAATG AAGGAGAAAAAGTTAAAGCTAATCATAGATGGGATTTTGCCGTCAAAGGAGATGACAAGAAGGCTGATTTCAGATGGGATTTTGATGCAAAAGAAGATGATAAGAAAATCAATCACAGATGGGATTTTGCCACAAAAGTGGATGACAAGAAGACTGATTTCAGATGGGATTTCGATGCAAAACAAGATGACAAGAAAGCCAATCATAGGTGGGATTTTGCCACAAACGGAGATGACAAGAAGGCTGATTTTAGATGGGATTTTGAtgcaaaagaagatgaagaaaaagTCAATCACAGATGGGATTTTGCCACAAAAGGAGATGAGAAGAAGGCTGAATGTAGATGGGATTTCGATGCAAAAGAAGATGACAAGAAAGCCAATCATAGATGGGATTTTGCCACAAAAGCGGATGAGAAGAAGGCTGATTTCAGATGGGATTTTGATGCAAAACAAGATGACAAGAAAGACAATCACAGATGGGATTTTGGCACAAAAGGagatttttttagataa